One region of Purpureocillium takamizusanense chromosome 4, complete sequence genomic DNA includes:
- a CDS encoding uncharacterized protein (SECRETED:SignalP(1-18~SECRETED:cutsite=VLA-GN~SECRETED:prob=0.6169)), translating to MNLRLSFLLCVVPTLVLAGNELSKAGVPLPSAFCIDDVLNTFYLGKCYLETQTCNYTIPGAMQSPPTTEELYEAKRCGYPTKQWNLDWRCRTDASACVAWKYFSVAGCGRQPKPEKSGMFSSRSLRIIKKGFREMGLL from the exons ATGAATCTCCGACTGAGCTTCCTCCTCTGCGTCGTGCCGACCCTCGTATTAGCGGGCAACGAGCTAAGCAAGGCAGGCGTTCCCCTGCCATCGGCATTCTGCATAGACGACGTGCTCAACACCTTCTACCTGGGC AAATGCTACCTGGAGACGCAGACGTGCAACTACACCATCCCGGGCGCGATGCAGTCGCCTCCGACCACTGAGGAGCTGTATGAAGCGAAGCGCTGCGGCTACCCCACGAAACAATGGAACCTGGACTGGAGG TGCCGTACAGACGCGTCGGCCTGCGTCGCGTGGAAATACTTCAGTGTGGCGGGTtgcggccgccagcccaaACCAGAAAAGTCGGGCATGTTCTCGTCAAGGAGCCTGAGAATTATCAAGAAAGGATTCAGAGAAATGGGACTTTTGTGA